In Helianthus annuus cultivar XRQ/B chromosome 9, HanXRQr2.0-SUNRISE, whole genome shotgun sequence, the following are encoded in one genomic region:
- the LOC110886997 gene encoding uncharacterized protein LOC110886997 — MPLFLNVWTPTVSLRKEGIKTVPVWVKLHNVPLAVYTDDGLSLLASKLGSPKRLDGYTADMCSDHWGRSSFARALIEINADSDIKECVTVAIPKLDEEGYVTESIRVEYEWKPQRCSGCCVFGHNDQSCPKVVNNKKDKQVVVDEDGFVTEKRKTARVGTMPKKQRQKFIYRPKVANAGASSSGTKHDKPNNANRDSVEIRNSFEALNSTEGDVRVVDNEKHYDSGPQANVGNKNGSLQEEEVVDRVPTEMASFMSSKSVGKNAEGASTPGLTGLNG, encoded by the coding sequence ATGCCTTTGTTTTTGAATGTTTGGACTCCTACGGTCAGCCTTAGAAAAGAGGGTATTAAGACAGTGCCAGTTTGGGTTAAGTTGCATAATGTCCCCCTTGCGGTGTACACGGATGACGGGTTGAGCTTGTTAGCTTCTAAACTAGGATCCCCCAAGCGGCTTGATGGTTATACAGCTGATATGTGTTCAGACCACTGGGGTCGGAGTAGTTTTGCCAGGGCTTTAATTGAAATTAATGCGGATTCTGATATTAAGGAGTGTGTTACGGTTGCTATTCCTAAGCTTGATGAGGAGGGATATGTTACTGAAAGTATTAGAGTAGAATATGAATGGAAGCCTCAACGATGTTCGGGTTGTTGTGTTTTTGGGCACAATGATCAGTCATGTCCTAAAGTTGTGAACAATAAGAAAGATAAGCAAGTTGTGGTGGACGAGGATGGCTTTGTTACGGAAAAAAGGAAAACGGCTAGAGTAGGAACGATGCCAAAGAAGCAGAGACAAAAGTTCATCTATAGACCAAAGGTGGCTAATgcgggtgccagttcttcgggtACTAAACATGACAAACCTAACAATGCCAATCGAGATAGTGTGGAGATCAGGAACTCGTTTGAAGCTCTAAATAGTACGGAGGGGGATGTTCGTGTGGTGGATAATGAGAAACATTATGATTCGGGTCCTCAGGCAAACGTTGGTAATAAAAATGGTTCTCTTCAAGAAGAGGAAGTTGTTGACAGAGTTCCAACGGAAATGGCTAGCTTTATGTCTAGCAAGTCTGTGGGGAAAAAcgctgagggggcaagcactcccggtttGACGGGTTTAAATGGGTAG